Proteins from a single region of Ziziphus jujuba cultivar Dongzao chromosome 1, ASM3175591v1:
- the LOC107424077 gene encoding coatomer subunit delta: protein MVVLAASIVSKSGKVLVSRQFMDMSRIRIEGLLAAFPKLIGTGKQHTYVETENVRYVYQPIEALYLLLVTNKQSNILEDLETLRMLSKLVPEYSMSLDEEGICGTAFELIFAFDEVISLGHKENVTIAQVKQYCEMESHEEKLHKLVMQSKINETKDVMKRKASEIDKSKIEKNRGDKGGFMSLQSMGSGRIESSFNDMSISSTGSGFGSGSSFGLSTDVDSFSTKSKGRAPSAATAPPKGLGMQLGKSQRTNQFLESLKAEGEVILEDVQPKARQSRSAAPPLTDPVTLIVEEKLNVTLKRDGGVSNFDVQGTLSLQILNQEDAHIQVQIETGGNPGILFKTHPNMNKELFSNENILGLKDPSRPFPTGQTGDAAGVGLLKWRMQSTNEAMVPLTINCWPSVSGSETYVSIEYEASAMFDLRNVVVSVPLPALREAPNVRQIDGEWRYNSRNSIFEWAILLIDDSNRSGSVELVVPAADSSVFFPISVQFSATNTFSGLKAINILPLKGGAPPKFSQRTQLVAENYQVV, encoded by the exons ATG GTTGTTCTCGCTGCTTCCATTGTAAGCAAGTCTGGTAAAG TGCTTGTTTCAAGGCAGTTTATGGATATGTCTCGTATACGAATTGAAGGTCTTCTTGCTGCTTTCCCGAAGTTGATAGGCACTGGAAAACAACATACATATGTTGAGACAGAAAATGTTCGCTATGTTTACCAGCCTATTGAAGCTTTATACTTGCTACTtgtaacaaacaaacaaagcaaCATTTTGGAAGATTTGGAGACTCTACGAATGCTCTCTAAGCTT GTACCTGAATATTCTATGTCCCTTGATGAAGAGGGCATTTGTGGGACAGCTTTTGAGCTGATTTTTGCTTTTGATGAAGTCATCTCTCTTGGGCACAAAGAAAATGTGACCATTGCACAGGTTAAGCAGTACTGTGAGATGGAGAGTCATGAAGAGAAACTGCACAAGTTGGTAATGCAAAGCAAGATAAATGAAACCAAGGACGTTATGAAACGCAAAGCCAGTGAGATAGACAAAAGCAAG attgaAAAGAATAGAGGTGATAAGGGAGGATTTATGTCTTTACAATCAATGGGCTCTGGAAGAATTGAGAGCAGCTTTAATGACATGAGCATATCTAGCACTGGAAGTGGTTTTGGAAGTGGTTCCAGTTTCGGATTAAGCACTGATGTTGACTCATTTTCTACCAAGTCCAAAG GTCGTGCACCTTCAGCTGCAACTGCTCCTCCTAAGGGTCTTGGCATGCAGTTAGGTAAATCACAAAGGACTAACCAGTTCTTGGAGTCTCTGAAAGCGGAAGGGGAAGTAATCCTTGAAGATGTGCAGCCAAAAGCACGCCAGTCTAGATCAGCTGCCCCACCTCTAACCGATCCTGTTACTTTGATTGTTGAGGAAAAACTGAACGTAACACTTAAACGTGATGGTGGAGTTAGTAACTTTGACGTTCAAGGAACCTTATCACTACAAATTCTTAACCAAGAAGATGCACATATCCAAGTCCAG ATCGAAACTGGTGGCAATCCTGGCATCCTATTCAAAACACACCCTAACATGAATAAAGAATTATTTTCCAATGAAAATATTCTAGGCCTAAAGGATCCTAGTAGGCCTTTTCCCACTGGTCAAACTGGTGATGCAGCTGGTGTTGGTCTTTTGAAATGGAGAATGCAAAGTACAAATGAGGCAATGGTTCCATTGACAA TCAACTGCTGGCCTTCTGTTTCTGGGAGTGAAACTTATGTCAGCATTGAATATGAAGCTTCAGCAATGTTTGATCTGCGAAATGTTGTGGTCTCAGTACCTCTTCCAGCACTCCGTGAAGCTCCAAATGTAAGGCAGATTGATGGTGAATGGAG ATATAACTCAAGGAATTCCATCTTTGAGTGGGCCATACTTCTTATTGATGACTCAAACCGCAG TGGATCAGTGGAGCTTGTCGTTCCTGCAGCAGATTCGTCTGTATTTTTCCCAATATCTGTGCAGTTCTCTGCTACTAATACATTCAGTGGCCTGAAG GCTATAAACATCCTGCCACTCAAAGGTGGAGCTCCTCCCAAGTTTTCTCAAAGAACACAATTGGTTGCAGAGAATTACCAAGTGGTGTGA